A region from the Toxotes jaculatrix isolate fToxJac2 chromosome 2, fToxJac2.pri, whole genome shotgun sequence genome encodes:
- the mipb gene encoding major intrinsic protein of lens fiber b produces the protein MWEFRSMNFWRAVFAEFFGTMFFVFFGMGAALRWTTGPHHVLHVALCFGLAAATLIQSIGHISGGHINPAVTFAYLVGSQMSLFRAIFYICAQCLGAVAGAAVLYGVTPGNMRGNMAMNMLQPGISLGMATTVEVFLTMQLVVCIFAVTDERRNGRLGSAALSIGFSVTIGHLMGMYYTGAGMNPARSFAPAVLFRNFINHWVYWVGPMIGGAMGALLYDFMLFPRMRGLSERLATLKGSRPPESETQQDTRGEPIELKTQAL, from the exons ATGTGGGAGTTCCGGTCCATGAATTTTTGGCGGGCGGTCTTCGCAGAGTTCTTTGGGACCATGTTCTTCGTATTTTTTGGCATGGGTGCTGCCCTGCGCTGGACCACCGGGCCTCATCATGTCCTTCACGTGGCCCTGTGCTTCGGGCTGGCAGCTGCCACTCTCATCCAGTCCATTGGCCACATCAGCGGCGGCCACATCAACCCTGCCGTCACCTTTGCCTACCTTGTCGGCTCGCAGATGTCTCTTTTCCGCGCCATTTTCTACATTTGCGCCCAGTGCCTGGGTGCTGTAGCTGGGGCTGCTGTGCTGTACGGGGTCACGCCTGGTAACATGAGAGGCAACATGGCGATGAACATG CTTCAGCCTGGCATCAGCTTGGGAATGGCCACCACTGTGGAGGTCTTCCTCACCATGCAGCTTGTGGTGTGCATCTTTGCCGTGACCGATGAGAGGAGAAACGGACGTTTGGGATCTGCTGCCCTCTCCATTGGTTTCTCTGTTACCATTGGACATCTCATGGGG atgtACTACACCGGTGCTGGAATGAACCCTGCTCGGTCCTTTGCCCCTGCTGTGCTCTTCAGAAACTTCATCAACCACTGG GTGTACTGGGTTGGGCCTATGATAGGAGGTGCCATGGGTGCCCTCCTGTATGATTTCATGCTGTTCCCACGCATGAGGGGTCTGTCTGAGCGCCTGGCCACACTGAAGGGCAGTCGGCCTCCTGAGAGCGAGACCCAGCAGGACACCCGTGGGGAGCCCATCGAGCTCAAGACACAAGCCCTATAA
- the LOC121192002 gene encoding aquaporin AQPAe.a → MTWRELRSRQFWRATMAELLGTLVLVSAVLGASVPGPGEAPGGPLYTAVAVGVVIVALGHCFGEISGAQVNPAVTLSLLATRRLDVLRALVYMVAQCLGASLGAGALYLALPLKTTADHFVNRVPIELNAAQALGIEVLCTFQMVFTVFSVEDQRRRESPEPGNLAIGLAHTAGVFIGARFSGASMNPARSLGPAIITGFWENHWVYWIGPVLGAVLAGVSHEFFFARSASRQKLVACLTCKDIEIVETASMTGSSLSTVTQNAMRAKQANKPENN, encoded by the exons ATGACGTGGCGTGAG CTACGGAGTAGGCAGTTCTGGCGAGCCACGATGGCAGAGCTGCTCGGCACCCTGGTGTTGGTGAGCGCTGTGCTGGGTGCCTCTGTGCCAGGCCCTGGAGAAGCCCCCGGGGGACCCCTGTACACAGCTGTGGCAGTGGGTGTGGTGATTGTTGCACTGGGGCACTGTTTTGGAGAAATAAGTGGGGCACAG GTGAACCCTGCagtgactctgtctctgttggcAACTCGGAGGCTAGATGTTCTCAGGGCCCTTGTTTATATGGTTGCACAGTGTCTGGGGGCATCTTTAGGAGCCGGGGCCCTCTACCTGGCCCTGCCACTGAAAACCACTGCAGACCACTTTGTCAACAGG GTGCCTATAGAGTTGAATGCAGCCCAGGCGCTGGGCATAGAGGTTTTGTGCACCTTCCAGATGGTGTTCACTGTGTTCTCAGTGGAGGACCAGCGACGGAGGGAGAGCCCAGAGCCAGGAAACTTAGCCATTGGACTAGCACACACTGCTGGGGTGTTCATAGGG GCACGGTTCTCTGGTGCGAGTATGAATCCTGCACGTTCTCTGGGTCCAGCCATCATCACTGGCTTCTGGGAAAACCACTGG GTTTATTGGATCGGACCTGTGCTTGGTGCTGTACTGGCTGGAGTTTCCCACGAGTTCTTCTTTGCACGCAGTGCCTCTCGCCAGAAGCTGGTGGCGTGCCTGACCTGTAAGGATATTGAAATTGTGGAGACGGCCAGTATGACCGGATCATCACTGTCCACGGTCACACAGAACGCCATGAGAGCCAAACAGGCCAACAAACCAGAGAACAACTGA